One Chitinophaga varians DNA window includes the following coding sequences:
- a CDS encoding alpha-L-fucosidase translates to MKKISIFLWALSLTVAGYAQDTTLQHSWKGQKYSMFIHWGAIYSTLGGVWEGKPVTRGYSEQIQAHAGIYSDVYGDVAKRFNPAHWNADSIVLLAKAAGMKSVVMTSKHHDGFCMFHSRYTDYNVVDATPLHRDVLKELAEACHRHGLKFGLYFSLIDWHYPQAYPISSSNSDPITPEHHQFNKNQVTELMTNYGPVSEIWFDMGSLTAEQSRELADIVHRLQPGCMVSGRLGNDAGDFCVMGDNQYPDYKIASAWQTPASVYDETWGYRSWQQHGPAADKAHEKLLGLIKVVSRGGNYLLNIGPRGDGSVVDFERDVLLRNGQWLERNGEAIYSAQANPFDTTFAWGEVTTKPGKLYLHLLQMPAGGTIVLPGLTSPVTQVQLLDGNKKLSCKVTTRDGATIVQLPAGFQLPGQSVQVLALTCKGGVRITPLHLLKNPAVLNRHNAIPLYSFSGIDYDSYYRSQVGDRWAFTGTRPAHMSVVYSAAEQGKTMQFTLNGVPQEVVLNSGTVKPLNNSAAQLQWGPMYYSGPYWSDIDGTHGDLKNIDLSKPLSAKAGKPWELHADWKNDSVYTMPGDRNLGWYVLQEITAAAAGDYLVGFTSGDGIAVYLNGEEQVVYNNPERGGTQREVLLLPLKAGKNQLVVKFYSRFAKTPVWGIHRQVPQEMYVQQLPQQLPGGNREQAIEVRQAKPVSVHRNLRMPNLSIVME, encoded by the coding sequence ATGAAGAAGATCAGCATTTTTTTGTGGGCATTATCCCTGACGGTGGCCGGTTATGCACAGGACACCACCTTACAGCATAGCTGGAAGGGCCAGAAGTATTCCATGTTTATTCACTGGGGAGCCATTTATTCCACGCTGGGCGGCGTATGGGAGGGCAAGCCCGTAACCCGCGGCTACAGTGAACAGATACAAGCACATGCCGGTATTTACAGCGATGTGTACGGCGATGTGGCCAAACGTTTTAACCCTGCGCACTGGAACGCTGATTCCATTGTACTGCTGGCGAAGGCGGCGGGCATGAAATCGGTGGTGATGACCTCCAAACATCATGATGGTTTTTGTATGTTCCATTCCCGTTACACCGACTATAACGTGGTGGACGCTACGCCGTTACACCGGGACGTGTTGAAGGAGCTGGCAGAAGCCTGTCACCGGCACGGACTGAAATTCGGATTATATTTTTCGCTGATAGACTGGCATTATCCGCAGGCATATCCTATCTCCAGCAGCAATAGTGATCCTATCACGCCTGAGCATCATCAATTCAATAAAAACCAGGTAACAGAACTGATGACCAACTATGGTCCGGTATCAGAAATCTGGTTTGATATGGGCTCTCTGACAGCAGAGCAGAGCCGGGAGCTGGCAGACATTGTACACCGGCTGCAGCCCGGTTGTATGGTCAGTGGCCGCTTAGGCAATGATGCCGGCGATTTTTGCGTGATGGGCGACAATCAATATCCTGACTATAAGATAGCGTCTGCGTGGCAGACGCCCGCCTCTGTATACGATGAAACGTGGGGCTACCGTTCCTGGCAACAGCATGGCCCTGCCGCAGATAAAGCCCATGAGAAACTGTTGGGCCTGATCAAAGTGGTGAGCCGTGGCGGTAACTACCTGTTGAACATCGGGCCGCGTGGCGATGGTTCCGTGGTGGACTTTGAAAGAGACGTGCTGCTGCGCAACGGTCAGTGGCTGGAACGCAATGGCGAAGCTATTTACAGCGCGCAGGCCAATCCTTTCGATACTACTTTCGCCTGGGGCGAAGTGACCACCAAACCCGGCAAGTTATACCTGCACCTGTTGCAGATGCCTGCCGGCGGCACGATCGTATTACCGGGACTGACCAGCCCTGTCACGCAGGTGCAGCTGCTGGACGGCAACAAAAAACTGTCCTGCAAAGTCACTACCCGCGATGGCGCCACCATTGTGCAGTTGCCCGCTGGGTTTCAGTTGCCCGGGCAATCCGTGCAGGTATTGGCGCTCACCTGTAAGGGAGGCGTGCGCATCACTCCGTTGCACCTGCTGAAAAATCCGGCCGTGCTGAACAGGCACAACGCCATTCCGCTGTACAGTTTTTCCGGTATTGATTATGACAGCTATTACCGCAGCCAGGTGGGCGACCGCTGGGCCTTTACCGGTACGCGGCCGGCGCATATGAGCGTAGTGTACAGCGCAGCAGAGCAGGGCAAGACCATGCAGTTTACGCTCAACGGCGTACCGCAGGAAGTAGTGCTCAACAGCGGCACCGTAAAACCGCTCAATAACTCCGCAGCGCAGCTGCAATGGGGACCGATGTATTATTCCGGTCCTTATTGGTCAGACATTGACGGCACGCACGGGGACCTGAAAAATATTGACTTAAGCAAACCCTTGTCAGCCAAAGCGGGCAAGCCGTGGGAGCTGCACGCCGACTGGAAGAATGACAGCGTGTACACCATGCCCGGCGACCGTAACCTGGGATGGTATGTGTTGCAGGAAATTACGGCGGCAGCCGCCGGCGACTACCTTGTTGGGTTTACCAGCGGCGATGGGATTGCCGTATATTTGAACGGTGAAGAGCAGGTGGTATATAACAATCCTGAGCGGGGCGGTACACAGCGGGAAGTGCTGCTGTTGCCATTGAAAGCCGGGAAAAACCAGCTGGTGGTGAAGTTTTACAGCCGTTTTGCCAAAACACCGGTCTGGGGCATTCACCGCCAGGTGCCGCAGGAGATGTACGTGCAGCAGCTGCCGCAGCAGTTGCCCGGCGGTAACCGTGAGCAGGCCATAGAAGTAAGGCAGGCGAAGCCGGTGTCTGTACACCGCAATCTCCGGATGCCGAATTTATCAATTGTGATGGAGTAA
- a CDS encoding tRNA1(Val) (adenine(37)-N6)-methyltransferase: MGNSYFRFKQFNIDQEHCAMKVCTDACIQGAFTAQYLASGALTVSAILDIGAGTGLLSLMIAQQIAVPVTAVELDPGAAMQAAANFQASPWADRLVLTQQDIRKMTAVTPFDFIVTNPPFYETALKSGHAQKDQAMHATNLGYEELLAAIDRQLAPEGECSVLLPYVQFALFRELASAKGYHLRKVLLVKQSVKHGYFRAVGIFSRTAGEAQTSELSVYDENNRYTPAFENLLRPYYLKL; this comes from the coding sequence ATGGGGAACAGCTATTTCCGATTTAAACAATTTAATATAGACCAGGAGCACTGCGCCATGAAGGTGTGTACAGATGCCTGTATACAAGGCGCTTTCACGGCGCAGTACCTGGCTTCCGGCGCCCTAACGGTATCGGCTATACTGGATATTGGCGCCGGCACGGGGCTGTTGAGCCTGATGATAGCGCAGCAGATAGCCGTTCCCGTTACCGCCGTGGAGCTGGACCCCGGCGCCGCCATGCAGGCAGCCGCCAATTTTCAGGCATCGCCGTGGGCCGACCGGCTGGTGCTAACGCAGCAGGATATACGAAAAATGACCGCAGTCACGCCGTTTGACTTTATTGTCACCAATCCGCCTTTTTATGAAACGGCCTTAAAGAGCGGCCATGCGCAGAAGGACCAGGCCATGCATGCCACCAACCTGGGGTATGAAGAGCTGTTGGCTGCGATAGACCGGCAGCTGGCGCCGGAAGGGGAATGTTCCGTACTGTTGCCCTATGTGCAGTTTGCATTGTTCCGGGAGCTGGCATCCGCGAAAGGTTATCATCTGCGGAAAGTATTACTGGTAAAGCAGAGTGTTAAACACGGGTATTTCCGTGCAGTAGGCATTTTCAGCAGAACAGCGGGAGAGGCGCAGACTTCAGAGCTGTCTGTTTATGATGAAAACAACCGTTACACCCCGGCCTTTGAAAACCTGTTAAGGCCTTATTACCTTAAGTTATAG
- a CDS encoding NAD(P)-dependent oxidoreductase, whose protein sequence is MEKRITIGLIREEKQPHDNRVAFTPRQCQWIMEHYPQVQVLVQPSPHRCFRDEEYRKAGITLQEDLSECALLLGIKEVPPEYLLTGKTYLFFSHTKKKQPHNRRMLQVVLEKNITLIDYECLVHPDGQRILGFGFFAGVVGAHNGLLALGRKTGAFTFKPVHTCHDFQELITHYFGVKLPPMKIVVTGSGRVAAGVLEIMGLLGIKYIPPEEYLVNQYAYPVYTQLKAGELYLRKNDKTYSRADFHAHPEAYECRFLPYVTVSDVLMNGIYWDHNIPPLFNAADLKKENFRIKVIADITDDTNGSVPCNLGDSTIEDPVYGVIKDTMEQTAPYLPDTVDMMCVSNLPNELPRDASQYFGDQIMKYVFEELLKSHSIMIENATIAANGLLTHHFEYLDDYVHPIT, encoded by the coding sequence ATGGAAAAAAGGATTACTATAGGCCTCATCCGGGAAGAAAAACAACCACACGACAACCGCGTGGCCTTTACACCCCGGCAGTGCCAATGGATCATGGAACATTACCCCCAGGTACAGGTACTGGTGCAGCCTTCCCCGCACCGCTGCTTCCGCGACGAGGAATACCGCAAGGCAGGCATCACGCTGCAGGAAGACCTCAGTGAGTGTGCGCTCCTGCTTGGCATCAAGGAAGTACCCCCGGAATACCTGCTCACGGGCAAGACCTATCTTTTCTTCAGCCACACCAAGAAAAAACAACCGCACAACCGGCGTATGCTGCAGGTGGTCCTGGAAAAAAACATCACGCTGATCGATTATGAATGCCTCGTACATCCCGACGGGCAACGGATTCTGGGCTTCGGCTTCTTCGCCGGCGTAGTAGGCGCCCACAACGGACTGCTGGCCCTTGGCAGGAAAACCGGTGCCTTCACCTTCAAACCGGTACATACCTGCCACGATTTCCAGGAACTGATCACCCATTACTTCGGCGTTAAACTGCCCCCGATGAAAATCGTGGTCACCGGCTCCGGCCGCGTGGCGGCGGGCGTTCTGGAGATCATGGGACTGCTCGGCATCAAATACATCCCGCCGGAAGAGTACCTGGTCAACCAATATGCCTACCCCGTTTACACGCAACTGAAAGCAGGGGAACTATACCTGCGGAAAAATGATAAAACCTACAGCCGGGCCGATTTTCACGCGCACCCGGAAGCCTACGAGTGCCGCTTCCTGCCATATGTAACCGTCAGCGACGTGCTGATGAACGGCATCTACTGGGACCACAACATCCCTCCCCTGTTCAATGCGGCGGACCTCAAAAAGGAAAACTTCCGCATCAAAGTGATCGCGGACATCACTGACGACACCAACGGCTCCGTGCCCTGCAACCTGGGCGACAGTACCATCGAAGACCCGGTGTACGGCGTCATAAAGGATACGATGGAGCAAACAGCCCCCTATCTGCCGGACACGGTAGACATGATGTGCGTCAGCAACCTGCCCAACGAACTGCCCCGGGACGCCTCCCAGTATTTCGGTGACCAGATCATGAAATATGTCTTTGAGGAATTATTGAAGTCTCACAGCATCATGATAGAAAACGCGACCATCGCGGCCAACGGCCTGCTCACACATCATTTTGAATACCTGGACGATTATGTGCATCCTATAACTTAA